One Nocardiopsis gilva YIM 90087 genomic window, CCCATAAAGTTCTCTAGTGACGCCTACCGCTCGGTAGACGGGGAGACGCCCGGCCGCTCGTCCAAGGATTGGGCAGCGTCGGACCCCACCCGGTCTGAAGAGTCGCGTGACGTCAACCGACCCGTGTATCCGTGATTCAAGAAAGGGTCCAACACCGTGAAGAAGATCATCGTCCTGGTGCTGGTGGCCCTCGGGGCGTTCGCCGTCTATCGCAAGATCCAGGCCGACCGCGCCGAGCTCGACCTGTGGA contains:
- a CDS encoding DLW-39 family protein — its product is MKKIIVLVLVALGAFAVYRKIQADRAELDLWTEATAASEN